A single Amphiura filiformis chromosome 8, Afil_fr2py, whole genome shotgun sequence DNA region contains:
- the LOC140159660 gene encoding uncharacterized protein: protein MFLDQAACQDAVRAIITSRLDYANSLLYGITSKDSNRLQRLQNRAAKLIFKAKKYDHATPLLRELHWLPIPSRIHFKLLTIVYKCFMDSTTSPSYITELIQPYIPSRSGLRSAQDTRLLIVPHTRTLSSR, encoded by the coding sequence ATGTTTCTAGACCAAGCTGCCTGTCAAGATGCAGTTCGAGCCATTATAACATCTAGGCTTGATTATGCCAACTCCCTGCTTTATGGTATTACATCGAAAGACTCAAACAGACTCCAACGTCTACAGAACCGTGCTGCCAAGCTCATCTTCAAGGCAAAAAAGTATGATCATGCCACACCTCTCCTTCGTGAACTCCACTGGTTACCAATACCTAGTCGCATCCATTTCAAGCTGTTAACCATTGTCTACAAATGTTTCATGGAttcaacaacatcaccatcatacATCACTGAACTCATTCAGCCTTACATTCCCAGTAGAAGTGGATTACGCTCTGCCCAGGACACCAGGCTTCTCATTGTTCCGCATACACGCACTctaagtagtagataa